From Desulfotignum phosphitoxidans DSM 13687:
GGAGGTGACAATAGAACAATGGGGCGTAAGGCTTATGTCCCCTATGGACTGTACAGATCTCATGGCTTTGTTTCTGCGCCTTTGGCAAGACAGACAGGCTTTACTGAAGATGATCTTGAGCTGCTCTGGAATGCTTTGATTTACATGTTCGATCATGACAGAAGCGCCTCACGAGGAGAAATGGCGACTCAAAAACTTTTTATTTTCAAACACAACAGTGAACTTGGAAATGCTCCTGCCCATAAACTTTTTGATTTGATAAAAGTAGAACGGAAAAATTTATCATTGCCTGCAAGAAAATTCAGTGACTATCAAGTGGATATTGAAAAAGAAGGTTTGCCAGGCGGTGTGGAATTGTTTGATAGAATTTAACTAAAATTTTTTTCACAACGAGGATATAATAATGGAAAGGCTTTTCGGCCACCTTGACAATGACCTCGCCAAAACCCTGATGACCCAGTTGCGGGATCTGTGGACCCATACATCCACTGCTATAGAAGGAAATACCCTGACCCTGGGTGAAACTGCTTTTGTATTGAGGGAAGGTTTGACCATAGGAGGCAAACCTTTAAAAGATCATCAGGAAGTGGTAGGGCATGCCAGGGCCATTGATCTGATATACGACCTGATACAAAGCAGTACTTCCTTTACTGAAAAAGAACTGTTCGCACTTCACAAAGCGGTTCAGACAGAACAGGTTTTTGATGTTTATAAACCGGTGGGAGGATGGAAAAAAGAACCGAACTCCACTGTGGGAGTGGTTGACGAAAATCAGGTGGTGTTCGAATTTGCGTCACCGACAGATGTTCCATCACTGATGAAATCCTGGTTTAATCAATACCAGGAGCTGGACCGTTGTCTGGTTCCGGAAGACAAAGATCGAGCATTGATTTCCTATGTGAAATTACATGCTT
This genomic window contains:
- a CDS encoding Fic family protein codes for the protein MERLFGHLDNDLAKTLMTQLRDLWTHTSTAIEGNTLTLGETAFVLREGLTIGGKPLKDHQEVVGHARAIDLIYDLIQSSTSFTEKELFALHKAVQTEQVFDVYKPVGGWKKEPNSTVGVVDENQVVFEFASPTDVPSLMKSWFNQYQELDRCLVPEDKDRALISYVKLHASFVRIHPFFDGNGRLARLVANLPVIKSGLPPIIIPRQQRKQYIDILAEYHFKTGRIKAGDELVPNPDTLKPFIDFCEQAWEDSLRIVKDIQQKQRERDKEK